The Pandoraea apista genomic interval CGTGTGACGCGCAACAGCGCATGGTTCATCAACGATCACTGGCGCGAGGCGGCGCAAGCGAACGCTTACGGCGTCCATCTCGGGCAGGAAGACATGGCGGCGCTCTCGGCCGACGAGGTGGCGACGCTGCTGGCGAGTGGCATGCGGCTGGGCATCAGCACGCACGGCTATTACGAGATTCTCGCGGCCCACCATTTCCGCCCGAGCTATCTGGCGGTCGGCGCCGTGTTCCCCACGACCACCAAGGTGATCGCGACCGCGCCGCAGGGGCTCGCGAAGCTGGCGCGGTATGTGAAGCTGATTGCGCCCCATTACCCGCTTGTCGCGATCGGCGGTATCGACGCGGGCAATCTCGCGCAGGTGCTCGATACGGGGGTGGCGTGCGCGGCCGTTGTGCGGGCTGTCACGGAGGCCGCCGATGTGCCGGCAGCGGTGAAAAGCATGCAGCAGGCGTTCGCGCAGCGCGCGTGATGCGACGGTACGCCGCTGGCGGTGGCTAAACGGCCACAGCATCGCGGCGTGGCAGGGGATGGCGTTACAGGGTTACAGGTCGCGTGTCATGAACACCGCGCCATCGCCGTACCCTTCCAGCTTGGCGGCAATCAGCGGCGAGATGTCCGTTGCGACGGCATAACCGAAGCGCGCCCAGAAGCCCTGCGATTGCTGCACCGCGACAAGCGCCGAGGCGCGCAGCCCCAACGACTGCGCCGACGCCAGCGCTACCGCGTAGAGTTGGCTGGCGACACCCGCGCCGCGCGTGCGGGGAGCGAGCGCCATATCGTGTACGTACCAGCAGTCGGGCGTGTCCGGCAGGGCGTCCAGAACGGTGTCCAGCGGCGGCGGGGCGGCAATGCGCCATGGGTGCGTGAACAGGTAGCCCGCCACCGGGGCGTGCGCCGAGCCGGCGTCGACCGCGACCCAGCAGGTGGATGGCGATAACCTGAGCCGTGAGGCCAACGTGGCTTCCGACTCGTGCATCAGGTCGCGATAGGCTTGTGCCTGCACCGCCAATACTTGGGAGATGTCGCCCGGTTGCATCGGACGAATCCGAAACTTCGGCGTCTCCGTTGACTGCGTGGGATGGCGGCGGAAAGGCGATGGCGGGGCGGGGGGCATTCGGGTCAATGATTTATTGCGTGAAACGCCGTATTGTAGCAACGGCGCAACACCCGTGGCGGCTAAGGGCTCGGTAAGTCCTTGCCGCGGTTACGTTTTCTGCCTGTCACGTAAATCGGAACATGAGGCGGCGTCCGTGCCAAGGCACTGTAGAATGCCCCGGGGCTACGCCGATCCTCGCTTTCACCCACCCTCCTTGGGCGGCATCAATCGGCATTCCCCCCTATAATTGGCGTTTTGCGCCGCACTATAAGACCCGAAACGTGCCTACCCCGAATCCGGAAAATTTGCTCGAATTGCGCGACGTCAGCTTTGGTTATGGCGAACGGCTGGTGCTTTCCGGGTTGAATATGCGGTTTCCCCGCGGCAAGGTGATCGCCGTAATGGGCGGCTCGGGCTGTGGCAAGACAACGGTATTGCGCCTCATCGGCGGGCTCGTCCACGCCAGCCGGGGCGTTGTCGATTTCGACGGTACCGATGTTGCATCGCTTGACCGCGACGGCTGGTACCGGCTGCGCCGCCGCATGGGCATGCTGTTCCAGTTCGGCGCGCTCTTCACCGACATGACGGTGTTCGACAACGTGGCCTTCCCGCTACGCGAACACACCCGGCTCGATGAAGACCTCATTCGCGATCTCGTGTTGATGAAGCTCAATGCGGTCGGTCTGCGGGGCGCGCGCGACATGAAGCCCGCCGAGATCTCGGGGGGGATGGCACGCCGTGTGGCGCTGGCGCGAACGATCGCGCTGGATCCGGATCTCGTCATGTACGACGAGCCGTTCACCGGTCTGGACCCGATCTCGATGGGCATAACGGCGAATCTGATTCGCAAGCTCAACGATGCTCTGGGCGCCACCTCCATCATTGTTTCGCACGATGTGTCGGAGACGTTCGCCATTGCCGACTACATCTATTTCATCAGCGAAGGGCGCATTGCTGCGGAGGGTGAGCCTGAGGCGCTGCGCGCCTCGAGCGACCCGACCGTGCGCCAGTTTATCGATGCGCAACCGGACGGCCCTGTGAAATTTCAGTATCCCGCGCCACCGCTCGCGGAAGATTTCGGTATCGGAGCGCGTGCATGATTACCGCCATCGGCAGTTTTGTTCGCGGCCACGTCGAGCGAGTCGGCTACGGCGCCCGCTTGTTCCTGCGCATGCTTTCGTCGAGCGGTGCGCTGTTGCGCCGGCCGCGTCTGGTGACCGATCAGGTTCATTTCGTCGGTAACTACTCGTTCGTCATCATCGCCGTCTCGGGCCTGTTCGTCGGCTTTGTGCTGGGCTTGCAGGGCTATTACACGCTTAATAAGTATGGCTCGGAGCAAGCGCTGGGACTGCTCGTGGCGCTCTCGCTGGTGCGGGAGCTGGGGCCGGTCGTGACGGCGTTGCTGTTTGCCGGGCGCGCGGGTACCTCGCTGACGGCCGAAATCGGTCTGATGAAGGCGGGCGAGCAACTGACCGCCATGGAGATGATGGCGATCGATCCGATCGCGCGTGTCGTGGCGCCGCGTTTCTGGGCCGGTGTGATCGCCATGCCGATTCTCGCGGCGATCTTCTCGGCGGTGGGTATTTTTGGCGGTTATCTGGTCGGCGTGCAGTTGATCGGTGTAGACGCCGGCGCGTTCTGGTCGCAGATGCAAGGCGGCGTGGACGTGTGGGCGGACGTCGCAAATGGCGTTATCAAGAGCATCGTGTTCGGCATTGCCGTCACATTCATCGCGCTGTATCAGGGGTTTGAGGCGCATCCGACACCGGAGGGCGTGTCGCGTGCGACTACGCGCACGGTGGTGCAGGCGTCGCTTGCCGTACTCGGCCTCGACTTCCTGCTGACGGCCCTTATGTTCAGCTAAACGGGCCAACGTGCCTGCCAAGACATAGACAGACAGTTTGCGCACACTGACACAATGAAAAAACACCCTCTCGACTTCTGGGTTGGCTTGTTCGTGGTTCTCGGATTTGCAGCGTTGCTATTCCTCGCGCTCAAGGCTGGAAACATGAGCTCGCTGTCGTTCTCGAGCACGTATCCGGTGACGGTGCGCTTCGACAATATCGGCGGTCTCAAGCCGCGTGCAGCGGTCAAGAGCGCAGGCGTGGTGGTTGGGCGTGTGGCGTCGATCAAGTTCGACGACAAGCGTTATCTGGCTGACGTCACGCTCAACATCGATTCGCAATACCAGTTCCCGAAGGACTCGTCGGCCAAGATCCTGACGTCGGGTCTGCTCGGCGAGCAGTACATTGGCCTCGAACCCGGTGGTGACGACCAGATGCTCAAGGCCGGAGA includes:
- a CDS encoding ABC transporter ATP-binding protein codes for the protein MPTPNPENLLELRDVSFGYGERLVLSGLNMRFPRGKVIAVMGGSGCGKTTVLRLIGGLVHASRGVVDFDGTDVASLDRDGWYRLRRRMGMLFQFGALFTDMTVFDNVAFPLREHTRLDEDLIRDLVLMKLNAVGLRGARDMKPAEISGGMARRVALARTIALDPDLVMYDEPFTGLDPISMGITANLIRKLNDALGATSIIVSHDVSETFAIADYIYFISEGRIAAEGEPEALRASSDPTVRQFIDAQPDGPVKFQYPAPPLAEDFGIGARA
- the mlaD gene encoding outer membrane lipid asymmetry maintenance protein MlaD, yielding MKKHPLDFWVGLFVVLGFAALLFLALKAGNMSSLSFSSTYPVTVRFDNIGGLKPRAAVKSAGVVVGRVASIKFDDKRYLADVTLNIDSQYQFPKDSSAKILTSGLLGEQYIGLEPGGDDQMLKAGDTITLTQSAIVLENLIGQFLYNKAADAGGAQAGGAPAAQAPAAPAGAPTPGAATVTQGK
- a CDS encoding GNAT family N-acetyltransferase encodes the protein MQPGDISQVLAVQAQAYRDLMHESEATLASRLRLSPSTCWVAVDAGSAHAPVAGYLFTHPWRIAAPPPLDTVLDALPDTPDCWYVHDMALAPRTRGAGVASQLYAVALASAQSLGLRASALVAVQQSQGFWARFGYAVATDISPLIAAKLEGYGDGAVFMTRDL
- the mlaE gene encoding lipid asymmetry maintenance ABC transporter permease subunit MlaE, which produces MITAIGSFVRGHVERVGYGARLFLRMLSSSGALLRRPRLVTDQVHFVGNYSFVIIAVSGLFVGFVLGLQGYYTLNKYGSEQALGLLVALSLVRELGPVVTALLFAGRAGTSLTAEIGLMKAGEQLTAMEMMAIDPIARVVAPRFWAGVIAMPILAAIFSAVGIFGGYLVGVQLIGVDAGAFWSQMQGGVDVWADVANGVIKSIVFGIAVTFIALYQGFEAHPTPEGVSRATTRTVVQASLAVLGLDFLLTALMFS